The genomic segment GGCTTCATGAAGAGTGCTCAGGTTGGAGGAGGGTCACTGCTTCTGTCTCTATCCAGCCACcagaaattaaagtaaaatatcatattaggggctgcacagtggcgcagttggtagcgctgttgccttgcagcaagaaggtcctgggttcgattcccggctggggtctttctgcatggagtttgtatgttctccctgtgcatgcgtgggttctctccgggtacaccgtccaaaaacatgactgtcaggttaattggtctctctaaattctccctaggtgtgagtgtgtgtgtgcatggttgtttgtcctgtatgtctctgtgttgccctgcgacagactggcgacctgtccagggtgaccccgcctctcgcccggaacgtagctggagatagacaccagcaccctcccgaccccattagggacaagggtgttagaaaatggatggataccGTATTAGGGGCATCGTAGGTAGAGACtaaaggagtacatttctgccaaaacaactcggacattctttttttttttttttagaataatctGGTTAGTTTGGTTTCAAGAGTTGAAAGTTTTcaacaagcaaaaatatatgACATAatgagtcacacacacacgaccccccgcccccccatatatatatatatatatatatatatatatatatatatatatatatatatattctcttTTTTACACTATAccaccctttttttttacttctgcagGAAATTTGAATTTTTGACTCTAAAATTAATCGTAATTTTTGCTAATTCTTTTACATACTACattacatgacaaaaaaatgacGTGATACTGgcaataaaaatgagcaaaaaggACATAACTTTGAGACGTTTTTGACCATTTTCGACGTAGTATACGCACTATACTCATATGTGttgaaaatgagcaaatatGACACATAGTATATGATAATGTAAAGATGTGTATGATTATACAAATGACTGGgtcatttttgctcatttctttCGCCATACTATACAATGACGATAtaatatttgtagaaaaatacaAGCAGAGACTCTATTTACATTAGAAGTCAGTCATACCGACACGTCGGACTcaacagagaggagagagcGACCCGCCACTCAGAAGAGGGGTGAtactgccctctggtggacaGGAGTATCACCTAATCGGACTTATTTAAATCAGGCAACGTGTTTGCTGCATCTCTGCGCCAAAGACCGGTACAGTTAACAATTTCACAAATAGTAAAGGCTTCCTGAGTAGCTACAACTTACGGATCATTATTAAATATAACAATGGTGTAAAAATACGGCTCCATCGCTGCCAGGAACAAAGTGTAACAGTAAAGACTAATAAATCCTCTTGATTTAGCgaaatctgaaaatgtgcaaaGGAACAATAACATCACAGACAGCAGGATGAGGCATGTAAGGACAAAGAGGAAGCAAAGAGCATTTAACAAACCTGAAcgcagcaccagcagcagccaAAGTTCACATAGGAGGAAATGACAACTGTCCTGGTGGGTCGATGAATAATCCCAGGATTGTCTCAGGTTGTTCTTGCTCTTGGACGAAACACTGAACCCACATTTTGTGGCTGTTTAGCACTTTGGCTAGTGTTCACTTGTACAGTGCACATTGTATAGATAAGATATTTAGATAACATATCTATTAAGATATCAGAAGACTGCAAAGATTCAAAAGTACCTGTGCTCGTACACCATTCAGATGAAGTTTTTACAGAATGGCAGGAAACATGAGTCTCCATCTGCCAAGTTGACGAAACTCGTGGCTCCGCCTGAAAATCAGGGCCCGTCATCTGCCGCGTGAACTGGAAACCCTCGCAAAGACGTGTCGTGAGTCTAAAAATGAACGTAACTTTTTTCTGCTGTGCAGAAAAAATCATTCTAAACAGTAAGAACGGTTTAGATTAGAACGATCTCATACTTACCCCAGTCCTCACTGTTGCATCAACACTCTCAAACTTTTAGTCAGTATTTACTgactttgtctttattttctctttctcgGCCAGATGGTGTTTTCTAAATTACTGAcaagctaattaaaaaaaaatcatgaaaaccaaaacataaatttaGGAAACATCTACATTGCAGCAGCCAATTAACTCTGTTATCAGGTTCACTTCACCACTGACTGCTGATTAAAGCATCCTCTGGGTGTGAAGTTGGCAGCACCCGCTGCCATGAATGACCTCACACACTGTTTAtcaatgatttattttagtaaaaatattatgaaaCTTACATATTAAACTCTTattgattgttatttttatccatcttttaatgttttccctGTTTTTAGACTCTGGCTAGAGATAAGTAACCAGTTGTGAAGTGTAACAGAAATGACTCATACGCACCGTGGtgtcatgaataaaaacagaaatgtgagcaTGAATTTGTATTTAGCACTTCTGAGTCAACACTTAAAAGTGTGACCTTTCAGGTCAGAGCTTCTATGACCTTTATGCAGAGACTATTTGTTTCCCCATATTTCTCTTTGCTAAGTAGCTCAGTCACAtcagcatctgtgaacatcaggtCTCACATTGtggttcagatttttaattcGATTTTGGTCTGTGGACTTTGACCGACACATGATCTAAACCTATGGTGGCCTGTTATGGTACATTATTGACATTTTCCAATGACAATCAGTGCAAAGGCACAAATCTCTGCTCCGGTGCGGCTTCTCTTCATGAAttctaaagctagttagcatagccaccggaGACAGCAGATGCACAGCTTTCCTGTCACTGCAAGTTGCTTCTCCGCCGTTAGCACACACTGAACTGTCGATCAGcacaaggttgattgacagcgctaagacccgcctcctggctctgattggctgtgttTGGTCGGAGCGGGGCTTTTCTTCAGACGGCAGTAGTCGCTCAGGGTGGCGGCGGAGGAGAGCGAGTCTTTCACGCGTCATCTGTCTCATGTTACACTGTCACAGCATGGAGACAGTTTTATTGTGCAGACagcatatttttcataaaagtcaCAAACTGCAGATTTACGTTACTAATAGAAAAAGTGGATTTACACTGAGATTAGATTCCACACTGGGTGTTTAGATGATGTCTAAAcccactggattttattttgagataaataaatgtgtgtagTTTCTGAATCTTTTACGCTTCAGTCGCACAGTGTCTCATCCCAGCTGCTGGTTGGGTTAAACATGTCAGGTGGGTCTTAGGGTGGAGAAATGACGAGGGTTTGGTGGAACATCACGCCGTGTCGTTTATTCCATGTTTTCCTCCTGCTTTTGTTGAGCTCCTGTTCTGAGCGCTGCGTGTCTATTGTTCTGCGATCGAAGGCGTGAAAAGTCAAGAGTTCTGCTGCGTCGCGGCCACACAGGACCCAAACGGTCGGGTAAACAGGAAGCAGGTAACAGCTGCGATGCAAATGTGTCGACGTCactgaagaaaaaggaaaaagtttttttcctgtACCTTTCCGTCAAAAGTCGTCGTTAtagtttagatttgttttagattttacgATGAGCAGATGCGATGGAAGAATTTGCTTCGACTCTTTGAGCAAAACCAAATCAGGTCTATGgaccaaaaacaaaacgagatatctggaagaaaaaagacacaattttacaataaataaatgctacataaactttttttaaaaaattattattattggattGGCTGTTTATTTCCTAAATATGGGGCAATTGTTGAGATGAAACATGTTTCAAACTCatatttctgctctttcttATAATTTCAACAACATGGCGTTTTCATAATgcacttttttgggggggcagaTCCAGTTTctgatgaaatgtaaaatacacaacaacaaatattaaacaGGCTGCGTCAAGGTTTTCAAGGTTTTGTATGTCGGGTGTTTGTCAAGTATTTCTGAGAAGTTTATGAAAAACACGGAGAGAAGGTCTGAAGAGTCTTGGCTCAAAGTAATAATCAATCAGCAATAATTGAAAAacgtttcttttgtttttacaaaatctcctttgaaaagaaaacaacctcTGAGTTCCTTCGCCCGCTCAGCCGCTGGTTGTGGCGTGGGGCTAACATCCATGGTCTTTCTCCTCCatgctggagctggagctggagctgtgGCGGCTGCTGGCGGGGTGGGAAACTTCGGGGGACATGGAGGACAGCAGCGGGTCGCTGGGCGAAACCGGCCCCAGGCCGTTGTCCCTGACCAGCTCCTTCATTTTACACGTCCTGGAGTTCCCGTAGTGGGCCGAGTCGCCGGCGTCGGCGGGCATGTGGTCGAAGGTGATGGTGCCGTTGTTGAGGTCCAGCGTGGTCGGAGGGGACATGTCCGGGGTGCAGCTGTGCTGGTAGAGCTCGGACGGACAGTCGCCCAGGACGGGCTCCTGCTTGATGGCCCGCGCCATCAGCTCGGACGTGCAGAGCGACGGGGACGACACGACGGTGAGACCGTGAGCCCGAGCCTGGATCTCCAGCTCCTGGACGAACACGAAGCAGAGTTTTAATCGCCTGCATGAAATACCAGAGGGACATCATCAAACACCTTAAcacgtccgtccgtccgtccttccctccttccctccttccttccttccttccttccttccttccttccttccttccttccttccttttggGCCCTCCCCCACtaccaacatgtcaacaccagtgtttttcaaagtggggGCCTCAGAAAATTGGAGGGAAgatgagcaaaaaaagaagattttttgatcttttaaaaggaattaaattagCATACTGAGTTGAgctaaaaaaagaattttgaacCGCAGAGTGGTATTTAAGTGTAGCATATTATTTCAACTATTTGAAAGTAACATACACTGATAAACTAAATTTACAGTAACAAGTTTACaagtgtaaatatatatatatatatatatatatatatatatatatatatatatatatatatatataggtatatgtttgagtaaaatgaacattgtttttttattctatgaactactgacaacatgtctctaaAATTCTAagtagcagaaaatgagaaatggtcaagaTAACGAAAAAGGAGcggtgctttcagacctcaaataatgcaaagaaaacaaacaaaactaacgTTTTTTCACTccggaagagttcagaaatcaatatttggtggaacaACCAGGAGGTATTCAatgggttcagtgcagtgggctcttcggTGCGATCATGATCTTTTATGCACAAAATGATTgtcttttctctccttctgcCCTCGATTGCAAATCGAGCGTAAAGTCGTGGTCAGCTTGTCGCGGACGCCGCTCCGGCCCACCTGTATGCGCAGCACCAGGTGGCGGTTGGCGTGctccagcttcctctgcctGCAGTCCAGCTCCTTGGCCCTCTCCTGCTCCCGCTGCAGCCTCCTGATGTAATCCACAGAGGCCTTCAGAATGGTGCCCTTATTCCAGCGCATGTCTCTGGGGGAAACACAGGAGACAAAGAGGAGACAGCTGACCAGCTGACCAGAACAACGCGGGAATCTTCACGGATCACCCGGGTCAATAAGTCATGCACTTTTAAGAGAACACATGGAAGAGGGAGAGCGCCGCGAACAAAGTCCCGCTGTTGAGCGGCTCGACGGGCAGATGGATAAATGTCAAGGCGCGTGTGTTCAGAAAAAGAGACGCTTCCAAAGAAGTGATGCTgggttttctaaaaaaaaaaaaaaggttatgtCAAAAAACATGTCTTGATTCTCagaaagaaataactttttaaagttcTACCACTTAATGATCtgtaaaatgagaaataaataattcactcctgacaaaatgaaactcatttttaaaatttcctctCACTAATTTGTAATAATCAAGTCACTTGTCCAGTTTCTCACCAAGTGATTCATccttattgaacttttttttttctaacagtaAAGAAACAAAGTTTAACTCTATTTTATGAGCATAACCCAACACAAAACAGTAGCAGGGAAAAtaatataaagtaaaacaataaataaataaatattgatctAAAATGTGTGGCTTGCATGTACATGAAAAAACGAAATAAATAATTGATCCCATCCAAAAACATTTCctactgaaaaatatttaaaaaaatacattactattttatacattttcatgtacaaaatactttataattctaaatgttttttttttttaattctaacaATTAGTAGTAACAAAGTGATTTATACAATGtctttgaaagttttttctttatttattttttatttatttttgggtgtgtgtgtgtgtgtgtgtgtgtgtgtgcgtgtgtgtgtgtgtttaagtacaaccacaaactgtaACTTATTTTCACTGGACTTTTACCTGACAGCTCAACACAAAATAGTCCAGAATTTTGATGAGTAGGTAAAAATTTAGATGTAATtgaatttttattcttatttttttttttacaaacaaaaaagaaaaaacaaaacaaacggaAACAATGacaatctgaaatgtgtggccTTCGTGTGTTTTCAGCTCCACAGTCGACCTTCTGTTAAACGTCCTTTGGTCGCCATGACAGCCGCGTCTCTTTCTAGAGTTTACTCATCGACAgactgtttatgtatttattgctttgccctttcttctttctaaaaacatcaaatgtagTCAGACCGGATGAAAACGCGTCAGCACAGAACAAGAGTTTTCCAACAGatcaaaaatgtattcaggTCTGAAATTTGACAGGAATTTCGATGAACGTCCCTAAAGCTGAACCGTCCCGCTGCAGCCGTCCCTCCAGGACAGGCAGGAAACAGGAAAGCTTTGTTGTTTGTTATCTTTGAAAAATGTGGCCTGTCACATAAAGTCACCAATTCAacaaaagtgaacaaaataaatacttacGGGTCATTCGACTTGGGTATTAAGGTTCCCAGCTCCTTGATGCGATCGTTGATGTTGAACCTCCGCCTTCGCTCGACTAGACGTGATCCGAACGGAGGAGCAGAAAGAGGAATTGGTGTTTTGAATTCCACTACATTTCCTTTCTGTTCAACACGAGTAGAAACAGAAACGCAGAGACATCTCATTTTGTCTTCAGTGCGACCGACTCACTCAGGTTGTGATTGTCCTTCTTCTGCCTCTCTTTGGCCAGAGCGCGAACTTCCGCCTCTGTGGAGCAACGGGAGAACAAACGGTCTCAAAACACTCATACAGGTAATTTAGCTTCACGTTtatctgaggttttttttgtaaatgcaaaggattttattttttttaaactgcgtGCTGTTtagtcaaacacaaaacacacattgtCCGACGACAAAACGTTTCATTCTTCATTCTTACCTACTGGAAAGCCGTCTGGCCTCTGATAGCTTTCAAACTGGCCACAGGATCCCGACTTGTCCAGAACCTGCTTCATGCCTGGACCTGAAGTGATTATTTGGCAAAGCATTGACTTAATGGTGTCTTGTGCACTTATAATTACACACAAATACTCACATGAGCCTGTCCAGAAACAAtttcatattgtgttttctaacatGGCTCCTCTCTAACTGTTCTTCCCACAGGGAGAGAAAACAATCAGGAGTATTTACAGTagccttttatttttcttcctttttcaaaGTCTGTGTTTAAAGCGCAGTATGGATGCAATTTGTATCTGGATCTTCAATTATTTACCTGTGAATTCCCTTTTGATGTTGGGTGCGCAGGCGTTGCCGATGGCGATGCCCGGCAGCGGAAGCCCCGGGTTGTTGTACACGTCCAGTAAACTACCAGACAGCGGCAGCTGGAGGGTGAAGCAGGAGTCAGTGTTTTGTTCAgggaagaaattaatttaaaaaactaaaaaaactaaGGAGGCGTTTTTAGAGCCtttggagagagaaaataaaggagaaaattTGCATCCAAaagaatctcagaaattttcaacaaacaacaaattggaaattttgagtttcaaaagtggaAGATTTTAAACTGCTATGAatttgaaaaatggaaaatgaatgaatccgtctcaaaatttctgacttttgaaagtcagaatatttcctaaaaatgggaaatttggaaaatgtgagACTTTTTAAGCTCagaaaaattctagaaaaacttCCAaagatttctgaatttcaaaaggGGAAAATGTCtggaatttgacaaaaaatggaaatttgtgacttttcaaactcggaaatgtccaagtttttttctaaaacagtcCGAGTGAtttggcagaaatgtattcTATCCACAATGGCATTAATATGCAgtcataaaaaccaaaaaacccaaaacaaccaataagGCAAAATAAGATAACCTGGTTGTTGATTTGAAGAGCTGGGTCCATCAGTCCCAGGACGTCTTCGGTGTAACTCGACTCCAGGCTGATGATGTCGTCGATGACGTCATCCATCTGTGTGAGAGAGAACAGCTTGGTAAAACCTCCCACGTTGCATCAGGATGTCTGCTACGACCCGTGAAACGCTCCTACTTCTTTTTCGCAGTTGGTGCCCAGGGTGAGCAGGGCCATGGGGCTGTTGGGGGCGCTGCCGGCGGCCCCGGGCGGCATGCTGTGGTCGGGCGGCTGGCTGCCGGCTTTCCCGCCCAGACCGGAGGACAGGtactgcctcacctgctgccTCTGAGCCGGCTGGATGTGGTACTTGTTCGGACCTTCCAGGTGGGACTGCACCTGTGAGACAACAAcgaaaaaatgttaacatttttctaCTTAATGCTACAGCTTTTGTCCAGATTAAGACAGTTTATGAATCAAACCTCCTGAATGTGAATGGATTTCTAGAGGTTTCAACAGAGGTTTCCAGCTTTAAAATTCCCAGTCAttccagttttagtttttagatcCATTTAAAGGAAACTCCTGACCACATTTCAGACGACATGTCGTGTTTAATTGCC from the Xiphophorus maculatus strain JP 163 A chromosome 20, X_maculatus-5.0-male, whole genome shotgun sequence genome contains:
- the LOC102228313 gene encoding microphthalmia-associated transcription factor-like isoform X2 translates to MPPGAAGSAPNSPMALLTLGTNCEKEMDDVIDDIISLESSYTEDVLGLMDPALQINNQLPLSGSLLDVYNNPGLPLPGIAIGNACAPNIKREFTGPGMKQVLDKSGSCGQFESYQRPDGFPVEAEVRALAKERQKKDNHNLIERRRRFNINDRIKELGTLIPKSNDPDMRWNKGTILKASVDYIRRLQREQERAKELDCRQRKLEHANRHLVLRIQELEIQARAHGLTVVSSPSLCTSELMARAIKQEPVLGDCPSELYQHSCTPDMSPPTTLDLNNGTITFDHMPADAGDSAHYGNSRTCKMKELVRDNGLGPVSPSDPLLSSMSPEVSHPASSRHSSSSSSSMEEKDHGC
- the LOC102228313 gene encoding microphthalmia-associated transcription factor-like isoform X1, translating into MLEMLEYSHYQVQSHLEGPNKYHIQPAQRQQVRQYLSSGLGGKAGSQPPDHSMPPGAAGSAPNSPMALLTLGTNCEKEMDDVIDDIISLESSYTEDVLGLMDPALQINNQLPLSGSLLDVYNNPGLPLPGIAIGNACAPNIKREFTGPGMKQVLDKSGSCGQFESYQRPDGFPVEAEVRALAKERQKKDNHNLIERRRRFNINDRIKELGTLIPKSNDPDMRWNKGTILKASVDYIRRLQREQERAKELDCRQRKLEHANRHLVLRIQELEIQARAHGLTVVSSPSLCTSELMARAIKQEPVLGDCPSELYQHSCTPDMSPPTTLDLNNGTITFDHMPADAGDSAHYGNSRTCKMKELVRDNGLGPVSPSDPLLSSMSPEVSHPASSRHSSSSSSSMEEKDHGC